Genomic DNA from Azospirillum sp. B510:
GCGCAGGAGAAGAAGCTGGCCTTCACCATCGAGATGGATGCCGCATTGCCCGCCGGGATCCAGACCGACGAGAAGCGGCTGTCGCAGGTGCTGAACAACCTGCTGTCCAACGCCTTCAAATTCACCGAGACCGGCGGCATCACCTTCCGCGTCGCCCCGGCGACGGGGGGATGGAGTGCGGCGCACCCGACGCTGGACGCGGCGGCGTCGGTGCTGGCCTTCACCGTCATCGACACCGGCATCGGCATTCCCGAGGACAAGCAGCGCATCATCTTCGAGGCGTTCCAGCAGGCGGACGGCACCACCAGCCGCAAATATGGCGGCACCGGTCTCGGCCTGTCGATCAGCCGCGAGATCGCCCGGCTGCTGGGCGGCGAAATCCGCGTCGCCAGCACGCCCGGCAAGGGCAGCGTCTTCACCCTGTTCGTTCCGCGCAGCTACGACATCGTCGCCGAAACCGCGGCACCGCTGGGCGTCCCGGCCATCGCGGCCGCCAGCGCCGTGCTTCCTCCCGCCGGTCTTCCGCCGAAGCGGACGGACACGGCGACCCGCCCGGTGGTGGCCTCCGGCCCGCAGGACGGGCTGGCCCTGCTGGACATGCATCCGGCCGGCGACGACCGCGACCGCATCCGCGCCGGCGAACCGGTGGTGCTGATCGTCGAGGACGACAGCACCTTCGCCTCCATCCTGATCGATCTGGCGCGGGAAAAGGGCTTCCGCGCCATCCTGTCGAGCGGCGGCTCGGCGGCGCTGCCGCTGGCACGCAAATACCGGCCGGACGCCGTCCTGCTCGACATCGGGCTGCCGGACATGGATGGCTGGGCCTTGCTCGACCTGCTGAAGCGCGATCCGCAGACCCGGCATATCCCGGTCCATGTCATCTCCGCCAAGGACGAGCGGCGGCGCGGCCTGTCGATGGGCGCCTTCGACTATTCGGAAAAGCCGGTGGAGCGCGAGGCGATCTTCGACGCCCTGAACCGGGTCAAGAGCTTCAAGGAACGCGGCCACCGCAAGCTTCTGGTGGTGGAGAAGGACAGCCCGCAGCCGGGTGCCGTCGCCGCCCTGATCGGCAACGGCGACGTCGAGACCCGCACCGTGACCTCGATCGAGGCGGCGATGGCGGCGCTGACCGCCGACCGCTTCGACTGCCTGGTGCTGGATTTGTCGAGCCCGACCCTGTCCGGCCCGGTCGCCGTCGATTTCGAGCTGGTCGAATGGCTGCGCACCCGCGACACGCTCGCCTGGATGCCGGTGGTGGTCTATGCCGCCGCCGACATCGCGGCGGAGGACGAGGCAAGGCTGCGTCGGCTGGCCGAGACGGTGGTGCTGAAGAGCGCCCGCTCGCCGGCCGGGTTGTTGGATGAGACGGCGCTGTTCCTGCACCGCGCCGTCGACCGGCTGCCCGACGAGAAGCGGCGCAGCATCCTGGATCTGCGCCAGCACGACCCGTCGCTGGCCGGCAAGCGGGTGCTGGTGATCGACGACGACATCCGCAACATCTTCTCGCTCGCCAGCGTGATGGAGGCCCACAGGATCGAGGTCCTGCATGCCGAAAGCGGGCGCGAGGGGATCGCGCGGCTGCGCGCCGACCCCGGTGTCGACGTCGTGCTGGTGGATATCATGATGCCGGAAATGGACGGCTACGAGACGATGCGCACGATCCGCAGCATCGACGAGTTCCGCGCCCTGCCGATGATCGCCGTCACCGCCAAGGCGATGAAGGGCGACCGCGACAAATGCATCGAGGCCGGGGCGACCGATTACATCGCCAAGCCGGTGGACATCGACCATCTGCTGTCCTTGCTGCGGATCTGGACCGGCAAGAGCATTCGGACGCAGCAGCGCGGCGGGGTGCAGGCGTGACCCGCCGCAAGCTCGGGCCGGCGCGTCCGGCGCGGCACCCGCCGTTCCGGCGGTCGCGCCTGCTCTGCACCGCCGGCGTCCAGCCTTCCGGTCCGGACGCCGTCCGCCAATCGCTTCCGCCGCTGCCGGCCCCCGTGCCCGTGGTGACGCCGCCAGCCGCCGCCACCGTCGCCGGATGGGAAAGCGGAACCATGACCACCGAGTCGCAGCCGCGGCCCGACAAGGCCCCCGACAGGGCCCCCGACAAGGCGGATGTCGCGATCCTGATCGTCGATGACGATCCGCGCAACCTGTTCGCCATGCGCGAGACGCTGGAGGATCTGGGGGCGCGGCTGGTGCTCGCCCGCTCGGGCGAGGAGGCGCTGAAGCATCTGCTGCGTCAGGACTTCGCCCTGATCCTGCTGGACGTCCACATGCCGGGCATGGACGGCTACGAGACGGCGGAGCTGATCCGCCTGCGGGAGAGGTCGCGCCACATCCCGATCATCTTCCTGACCGCCATCAACAAGGATGAGACCCACATCTTCCGCGGCTATGCCACCGGCGCCGTGGATTACATGTTCAAGCCGGTCGATCCGCAGATCCTGAAGAGCAAGGTGTCGGTCTTCGTCGATCTCTACCGCAAGACGGAGGAGGTGAAGCGCGAGGTCGAGGCCAAGCAGCGCCTGCTGGACGAGAATGAGCGGGTGCGGCGCGATATGCGGCAGGCCGAACAGGCGCTGCGCCGGTCGGAGGAGCGGCAGGCGCTAATCCTGGGCCAGCTTCCCATCGTGCTCTACACCGCCGGCCTGACGCCGGGCATTCCCTTCCGCTACCTGTCGGACAGCGCCGGGACCGTGCTGGGCTGTTCCGCCGCCCGCTTTATCGAGGATCCGCAATTCTGGCAATCGCGGCTGCATCCCGACGACCGCGACCGCGTCCTGCGCCAGCTGGAGTCGATCCATCGCACCGGGCTGAGCACGGTGGAATATCGCTGGCGCGGCCCCGACGGCCTCGAGCGCCATCTGCTGGACCAGGCTGTCGTCGTGCGCGACGAGGATGGCAGGCCGACCGAGCTGTTCGGCACCATCCTGGACGTGACCGAAACCCGTCAGGCCCAGCATCAGCTCGCCCATGCGCAGAAGATGGAGATGGTCGGCCGGCTGACCGGCGGCATCGCCCATGATTTCAACAACATGCTGATGGTGGTGATCGGCAGCCTGGAACGGCTTGCCCCCGGCCTTGCCGCCGATTCCAAGGCGGCGCGGCGGGCGGAGATGGCCTTGCAGGCGGCGCTGCGCTGTTCGGACATGACGCGGCGGCTGTTGACCTTCGCCCGGCGCCAGCAGTTGCACCCGGAGCCGGTGGATCTCGGCGCGCTGGTCACCGGCATGGGCGAGCTGATGGAACGCACGCTGGGCGGTGGCGTCGCCATCGCCATCGAGGCCCCGCCGGCCGGGGCCGGGCCGCTGTGGATCGCATCGGTCGACCGCTCGCAGGCGGAGTCGGCCCTGCTGAACCTCGTCATCAACGCCCGCGACGCCATGCCCGGCGGCGGCACCCTGCGGATCCGCACGGAGAACGCCCGGTTCGAGGAGCCGCGGGCGGCGCATGGCATGACGGTGCCGGCCGGCGATTATGTCCTGCTGTCGGTGTCGGACAATGGATGCGGCATGCCGCCGGACATCCTGGACCGTGCCTTCGAGCCCTTCTTCACCACCAAGGAGTCGGGCAAGGGCACCGGCCTCGGCCTCGCCATGATCCATGGCTTCGTCAAGCAGTCGGGCGGCTTGATCGGCATCGACAGCGTTCCCGGCGCCGGCACCACCTTCCGCCTCTATCTGCCGCGGGCGGCGATGGATGGCCCGCATGCCGTCACCGCCGACGAGGAGGTCGCCGACGAGGCGTTCGCCGGACGCGGCGAGGCCGTGCTGGTGGTGGATGACGATGCCGACGTGCGGTCGGTCGCCGCCCAGGCGGTCGCGGCGCTGGGATACCGTGTGCTGGAGGCCGACGGGGCGGAGGCGGCGCTCGGTCTGCTGGACCGCCAGCCGGTCGATCTTCTGTTCACCGACATCGTCATGCCCGGCGGTCCGAACGGGCGCGAGCTGGCGCTGGAGGGGCTGCGCCGCCACCCGTCCTTGCGGATCCTGTTCGCGTCGGGCTATGCCAATGGAACCAGCGCGCCGGAACCGGAGGCCGGCGCACCCACCGACACCGGCCGGGCCATCGATCCCGGCGCCGTGCTGGGAGCCGTGCTGGCGCGGGCGGAAACCCTGCCCAAGCCCTACCGCAACGGCGATCTGGCCCGTGCCCTGCGGCGTGCGCTGGAGTCACAGGCCCCTCTCGTCCCGGCGGAGGCCGTCCGGGGATGACCAGGAAAATCGAGGGCGGCATGACCCCGGGCCGCCGGTTGCGCTTATCAGGTCAGGTTCCGGTTCATGGTTTTGTCCGACGATGCGCTGACGTTGCTGCGAGGATCGATCCGGTCCGTCTGGGCGCTGGAGCTCATTCTCCTGCTGCGCCGGACCCCCGACCGCGACTGGTCGAACGCCGAGCTGGTGAGCGAATTGCGCGGCAGCGAGGTGGTGGTGCAGGATGCGCTGGCCGGCTTCCTCGGCGCCGGTCTGCTGGTGGCGCTGGCCGACGGCCGCCACCGCTACCGTCCGGCGGCGCCGCTTCTGGACCAGTGGGTCGGGGAGATCGGGCAGGCCTATGCCAGCCGTCCGTCCGCCATCATCCGGGAGATCTTCGCCGCTCCCGGCAACAAGGTGCAGATCTTCGCCGATTCCTTCCGGTTCCGCTCCAATGACTGAAGCCCATGATTGACATCACCACCATTCACATCGTCTGGCGTTCACATCGTCGGGAATGCGCGCCGCCCGTCCCGGGTGGAAAGCGGGAAATGAGGGCGCTCGGATGGACGTCGTGAAATCGGCGGTCTATCTGCTGTGTTTCGCCGCCAGCCTGCTGTGCATGCTGTTGCTGCTGCGCAGCTATCTGCGCTCGCGCAGCCGCCTTCTGCTGTGGAGCACCCTGTGCTTTGTCGGGCTGGCCATCAACAACCTGCTGCTGTTCATCGACATCGTCGTCCTGCCCACCCAGGTCGATCTGCTGCCGCTGCGCCAGTTCTCCGCCATGGCCGGCGTGGGGGTTCTGCTGTACGGCTTCATCTGGGATGCCGAGTGATGCCGCCCGGCACCTCAAGCTTTTTCACCGGAGCGCTCGCCGCGCTCTACGCGACCGCCGGACTGTTCTTCCTCAGTTTCTGGAAGCGGACACGCGACGCGCTGTTCGTCAGCTTCGCGCTCGCCTTCGCTCTGCTGGCGCTGAACCAGATCGTGCTGGCCCTGGGTGGGCTGGAGCGCGAGGAGCAGGGTTGGGTCTATCTGTTGCGCCTGTTGGCCTTCCTGCTGATCGTCGCCGCCATCGTCCGCAAGAATCTGGAAGGGCGGCGGCGCTGACCGGTTGCCGGAAGGCCGATGCTCACTTGCGGCCGTCGCCGAAGCGGCGGCAATCCCATTCGTCGGTCCCGGCTTCCGCCCGGCCACCGTTGGAGGTGCGGTAGCGCGCGTCGTCGCACTGGCCATTGCCCGCATAGGGACTGCCGTAGGAGCCGTAGCCGCCACGGCCGCCGTAATAGCCGTTGCCGTAGGAGCCGTCATAGCCGCCGCGATGGCGATTGTGCCGATCACGGCCGGACTCGTCGTCATCGTTGCCGGCGGTCGCCGCCAGCAGTCCGAGCCCGACAACGGCCGCGCCGATCAGCAAAGCCCCCGCCACATCGTCGTTGCCGTTGCCGGCACAGCCCGGAAGCGCCAGAGACAGCGCGAGGCAACCAGCCAAGGCGGTCCTGCCACCCGATAGACGTCGCCATGCATCCGCTTTCACCGCCGCCTCCCAACCCAAGAGTTCTTTCACGGACAAACATGCGGGATCCGCATTTCCATCCAATGCCAATACAATTTCTTTTTGGAAATATTGCTGCGGTCTCCCGCCTGCCCCGTCGCCGATGGGAGTGGGACACACGGCGGGGCTTGGCCCGGCCGGCGCGACGCCCTATGGTCTGGCAGCTGTCGCCAATATGGGAGTGCGTGGATGTTCACCGCCAGGATCCTTCTGCTCGGCTCCGGGGAGCTGGGCAAGGAATTCGTCATCGCGGCCAAGCGGTTGGGCTGCGAGGTCATCGCCTGCGACAGCTACGCCAATGCCCCGGCGATGCAGGTCGCCGACAGGGCGGAGGTGTTCTCCATGCTGGATGCCGACGCTCTGCGCGCGGCGATCGCCAAGCACCGTCCCGACTATATCGTGCCCGAGGTGGAGGCGATCCGCACCGAGGTACTGCACGAGTTCGAGGATGCCGGCACCATCGTCGTGCCGTCGGCCCGCGCCGCGACCATGACGATGAACCGCGACCGCATCCGTGAGGTCGCGGCGACCGAGCTTGGCCTGCGCACCTCGCGCTACCGCTACGCCGAAAGCCTGGAGGAGGTGCGTGCCGGAGCCGACCACACCGGCTTCCCCTGTGTGATCAAGCCGGTGATGTCCTCGTCCGGCAAGGGGCAGAGCACGGTCAGGGACGCGGCCGGTCTGGAGGCTGCCTGGGACTATGCGGTGGCGAACATGCGCGGCGACCGCCGCAAGGTGATCGTCGAGGAATTCGTCCCCTTCGACTATGAGATCACCCTGCTGACCGTCCGCACCCGCGACGGCATCCTCTATTGCGAGCCGATCGGACACCGGCAGGAACGTGGCGACTACCAGGAATCCTGGCAGCCGGTCGCCATGCCGCAGGCGATGCTGGACGACGCCAAGGCGATGGCCGCCCGCGTCGTCGACAATCTCGGCGGTTACGGCATCTTCGGTGTCGAGTTCTTCGTCACCGCCGACGAGGTGGTCTTCTCCGAACTGTCGCCGCGCCCGCACGACACCGGCATGGTGACGCTGCTGTCGCAGAACCTGTCGGAGTTCGAATTGCACGCCCGTGCCATTCTGGGGCTGCCGATCCCGAACATCGTCTGCCGCGCCCCGTCGGCCTCCGCCGTCATCCTGGCCGACCGCGAAGCGGAGAGCTTCCATATCGACGGGCTGGCCGCGGCGCTCGGCATCGGATCGACGGAGCAGGAGGTCGATGTCCGGCTGTTCGGCAAGCCGACCACCCGCAAGAACCGCCGCATGGGGGTGGCGCTCGCCACCGGCACCGATACCGACGACGCGCGGGCGCGCGCCAAGCGGGCGGCCGACATGGTGACGATCCGCTATTCCTGAGGGCGGGCGACCGTCAGGCCCGATGACCGCGGCGCATCGGGCCTGAACCATACGAGCAAGGCGCCGGCCGCGATGGCGCCGCCGAGGCACAGGTACCAGCCGGGCGGTCAGCCCGCGCGGCCTTCCAGGGCGGCCTTCCAGGGCGGCCTTGCGTCCGGCGTCGGGACAGCCGCCGTTCATGCCCAGTTCCGGAAGCCGTCGCCTTCGGACAGGTGGCCGCGGCTCAGCACCATCTTGCGGACCTCCGACGCGCCGTCGACCAGCTTGGCCTGCCTGGCATAGCGGGTAAATCCATTCCAGCACCGTGTCCTTGGAATAGCCGCGCGCCGCAGGCCTGGATCGCGGTATCGACCGCCTTGAACAGGGTGTCGGCGACCTGGACCTTGGCCAGACAATTAGGCCGCCGCCGCCTCATACCGATGACGGTTCCGTCTTGAGCAGGCTGACGATGGTATCGGCGATCATCGTCTTGTGGCGGGAGCGGGTATCGGACGCCGCCAGATCCTGATGGAAGATCAGGTTGAAGGTATGGCGGTTCGAGACCCGGAAGAAACAGAAGGCGCTGATCATCATATGGAGGTCGATGGGCTTGACCTCGGCCTTGAACACGCCCTTGGCACGGCCGCGCTCCAGAATGCGGGCCAGCGTGTCGATGACGGTGACGTTCAGGTTGGCGATCGCCTTTGATTTCCGCATATGTTCGGCGCGGTGGATGTTCTCGATGCTGACCAGCCTGATGAAATCCTCGTGTCGCTCATGATAATCGAAGGTGAAGTCGATCAGGGTGCGGATCGCCGTTTCCGGCTCCAGGTCCTGAAGATTCAGCCGGTTCTCGATGGCGCGGATGTCGCCATAGGCCTTTTCCAGGACGGCGAGATACAGCTCCTCCTTGCCGCCGAAGTAATAATAGATCATCCGCTTGGTCG
This window encodes:
- the purT gene encoding formate-dependent phosphoribosylglycinamide formyltransferase; the protein is MFTARILLLGSGELGKEFVIAAKRLGCEVIACDSYANAPAMQVADRAEVFSMLDADALRAAIAKHRPDYIVPEVEAIRTEVLHEFEDAGTIVVPSARAATMTMNRDRIREVAATELGLRTSRYRYAESLEEVRAGADHTGFPCVIKPVMSSSGKGQSTVRDAAGLEAAWDYAVANMRGDRRKVIVEEFVPFDYEITLLTVRTRDGILYCEPIGHRQERGDYQESWQPVAMPQAMLDDAKAMAARVVDNLGGYGIFGVEFFVTADEVVFSELSPRPHDTGMVTLLSQNLSEFELHARAILGLPIPNIVCRAPSASAVILADREAESFHIDGLAAALGIGSTEQEVDVRLFGKPTTRKNRRMGVALATGTDTDDARARAKRAADMVTIRYS
- a CDS encoding TetR/AcrR family transcriptional regulator: MTADDATGITRTGKPSRKNDPEGTRQDILEVATEEFASLGFSGGRVDAIAARTRTTKRMIYYYFGGKEELYLAVLEKAYGDIRAIENRLNLQDLEPETAIRTLIDFTFDYHERHEDFIRLVSIENIHRAEHMRKSKAIANLNVTVIDTLARILERGRAKGVFKAEVKPIDLHMMISAFCFFRVSNRHTFNLIFHQDLAASDTRSRHKTMIADTIVSLLKTEPSSV
- a CDS encoding DUF5985 family protein; this translates as MDVVKSAVYLLCFAASLLCMLLLLRSYLRSRSRLLLWSTLCFVGLAINNLLLFIDIVVLPTQVDLLPLRQFSAMAGVGVLLYGFIWDAE
- a CDS encoding response regulator; this translates as MTRRKLGPARPARHPPFRRSRLLCTAGVQPSGPDAVRQSLPPLPAPVPVVTPPAAATVAGWESGTMTTESQPRPDKAPDRAPDKADVAILIVDDDPRNLFAMRETLEDLGARLVLARSGEEALKHLLRQDFALILLDVHMPGMDGYETAELIRLRERSRHIPIIFLTAINKDETHIFRGYATGAVDYMFKPVDPQILKSKVSVFVDLYRKTEEVKREVEAKQRLLDENERVRRDMRQAEQALRRSEERQALILGQLPIVLYTAGLTPGIPFRYLSDSAGTVLGCSAARFIEDPQFWQSRLHPDDRDRVLRQLESIHRTGLSTVEYRWRGPDGLERHLLDQAVVVRDEDGRPTELFGTILDVTETRQAQHQLAHAQKMEMVGRLTGGIAHDFNNMLMVVIGSLERLAPGLAADSKAARRAEMALQAALRCSDMTRRLLTFARRQQLHPEPVDLGALVTGMGELMERTLGGGVAIAIEAPPAGAGPLWIASVDRSQAESALLNLVINARDAMPGGGTLRIRTENARFEEPRAAHGMTVPAGDYVLLSVSDNGCGMPPDILDRAFEPFFTTKESGKGTGLGLAMIHGFVKQSGGLIGIDSVPGAGTTFRLYLPRAAMDGPHAVTADEEVADEAFAGRGEAVLVVDDDADVRSVAAQAVAALGYRVLEADGAEAALGLLDRQPVDLLFTDIVMPGGPNGRELALEGLRRHPSLRILFASGYANGTSAPEPEAGAPTDTGRAIDPGAVLGAVLARAETLPKPYRNGDLARALRRALESQAPLVPAEAVRG
- a CDS encoding DUF5985 family protein — protein: MPPGTSSFFTGALAALYATAGLFFLSFWKRTRDALFVSFALAFALLALNQIVLALGGLEREEQGWVYLLRLLAFLLIVAAIVRKNLEGRRR